A genomic segment from Diceros bicornis minor isolate mBicDic1 chromosome 5, mDicBic1.mat.cur, whole genome shotgun sequence encodes:
- the MIS18BP1 gene encoding mis18-binding protein 1 isoform X4 produces the protein MIVTPLKHPETCLSSEISSPRRNMPMHAIFFDSIPSGTLTPVKDLAKYQNASLKSNDRKKNQFLEMTVFNNKNIFQSTMLAEVTTSNSSLDISAIKPKKDGLKNIANYESPGKIFQRMKEKVLRDKQEQASRNNSLLEPPRSESNKIFPPTGAQKRVLHHTYLCEEKENNKSFQSDNSSLTEVPLQSSNNIFCPVKQKIRCQQEKKALLHNLTYELPDLNQEHEHVSSAGVSNKALAGAKLAKQILHSKENTVATTKSKKDTFVLEGVDSAYEKSQNTTDETLNTNCDPIKNGSQLMVSDSKVTTEGTSQQEIKEGNEKTMPKETDLPASVNDTCKIVLATPRFHITIPRRSKRNASKLSPPSILQTITKGVKKNKVIQLQEWMIKIINDNTAICVEGKLIDITDLYWHSNAIVERIKHNKLRTLSGNIYILKGMIDRISMKEAGYPNYLIRKFMFGFPEKWKEYIDNFLEQLRTSGKKEERARQKQKARRFVPNIRKSVKNDAGENQTDILQRASTTYDLDCGQGELKNTKCSRLPGATELNVYHSNHQNKPPLRFPDDQINNTVQNGGGYDLPNQELIGKKEYKKASEKLKNCERKTNERIIKSQKQERTEELNISIDILTSKEQFISDEERKYVAVNQKEAYILVTPLKSKKMIEQKCMKYNLSCGTVKAGADYAVPKLQKESESDLSETTSLISKPTKTLETTSEYSVGHKSENKDDCCERDLLIVNQKIKMSRPKKEQTVASDFKKNTKLSKLKKIENQVTMSVYNHQSSSDLSGEETKTEKEIGRKPGVVKKTGARDTKETVVHLRKGTRNTTRKMPVTSESETEEGENEFHIKQKKARCSAKENLQKSSIRREFPVIEAVGSDKTNRHSLEHLPGLIQDEEWNEKELQKLHCAFASLPKHKPGFWSDVAMAVGSRSAEECQRKYVGDPQGKGSQKRVTKEKPVNPKGQNGKIGDADKKQPIKITAKVGTLKRKQQMRDFLDQLPKDDHDDFFSTTPLQNHRVLLPSFQDSQEEDDILPDMDRNPTTPSSVIFPLTKTPQCQHVSPGMLTSINRLKLIFQLQH, from the exons ATGATTGTAACACCTTTGAAACATCCAGAAACTTGCTTGTCTTCAGAGATCTCTTCTCCAAGGAGAAATATGCCCATGCATGCTATCTTTTTTGACAGTATTCCTTCGGGCACACTTACTCCTGTAAAAGATTTGGCAAAATATCAGAATGCCTCTTTAAAATCAAATGATCGCAAAAAGAATCAGTTCCTAGAAATGAcagtttttaataataaaaatatatttcaatctaCCATGCTAGCAGAGGTTACCACCTCTAACAGTTCTCTTGATATCAGTGCTATAAAGCCCAaaaaggatggattaaaaaatatagcAAACTATGAATCAccaggaaaaatatttcaaagaatgaaggaaaaagtaCTGCGTGACAAGCAAGAACAAGCATCAAGAAACAATAGTTTGTTGGAGCCACCAAGAAGTGAAAGTAATAAAATCTTCCCTCCTACTGGAGCTCAGAAAAGAGTATTGCATCACACCTACctctgtgaagaaaaggaaaacaacaaatcGTTCCAGTCAGACAACAGTTCACTAACAG AAGTGCCTCTACAATCATCAAATAATATTTTCTGTCCAGTCAAGCAAAAGATTCGGTGTCAGCAGGAAAAGAAAGCACTTCTGCACAATTTAACTTATG AGCTTCCAGATCTGAACCAAGAACATGAACATGTTTCATCTGCAGGAGTCTCCAACAAGGCATTAGCTGGAGCTAAGTTGGCTAAACAAATTCTTCACTCAAAGGAGAACACGGTTGCAACCACTAAGTCCAAAAAGGACACGTTTGTTTTAGAAGGCGTTGATTCTGCCTatgaaaaatcccaaaatactacTGATGAGACTCTTAATACTAACTGTGATCCTATTAAAAATGGCAGTCAGTTAATGGTTTCTGATAGTAAGGTGACAACAGAAGGGACTTCACAACAGGAAATTaaggaaggaaatgagaaaacaatGCCCAAAGAGACTGATCTTCCAGCTTCTGTGAATGATACATGTAAAATTGTGCTTGCAACTCCAAGATTTCATATAACAATACCTCGgagatcaaaaagaaatgcttcaAAGCTTTCTCCTCCAAGTATACTTCAAACTATAACaaaaggagttaaaaaaaataag GTAATCCAGCTACAGGAATGGATGATTAAAATCATCAACGATAACACTGCTATATGTGTAGAAGGAAAACTGAT AGACATCACTGACCTATATTGGCACAGTAACGCAATTGTAGAACGGATTAAACACAACAAACTCAGGACTTTATCAGGcaacatttatatattaaaaggaaTGATAGACCGGATTTCCATGAAAGAAGCAG GATATCCAAATTATCTCATAAGGAAGTTTATGTTTGGATTtccagaaaaatggaaagagtaCATTGATAATTTTCTAGAACAATTAAG GACttctggaaagaaagaggaaagggccAGACAAAAACAGAAAGCTAGAAGATTTGTCCCTAACATACGAAAATCAGTGAAAAATGATGCAGGAGAAAACCAAACCGATATTCTCCAAAGAGCCAGCACTACTTACGACCTCGATTGTGGTCAGGGGG AACTGAAGAATACTAAGTGCAGTAGGTTGCCAGGAGCTACAGAATTAAACGTTTACCATAGTAATCACCAAAATAAACCACCATTAAGGTTCCCAGATGACCAAATAAATAATACTGTTCAAAATGGAGGAGGATATGACTTACCAAATCAG GAATTAATtggaaaaaaggaatataaaaaggcttcagagaaactcaaaaattgtgaaagaaaaacaaatgaaaggatAATTAAAAGTCAGAAGCAAG AGAGAACTGAAGAATTGAATATATCCATTGATATTCTAACCTCAAAGGAACAGTTTAtctcagatgaagaaagaaaatatgtggCTGTTAATCAGAAAGAAGCTTATATTTTAGTCACACCACTTAAGTCTAAAAAAATGATAGAGCAAAAATGCATGAAGTATAATCTGTCCTGTGGCACTGTTAAGGCAGGAGCAGATTATGCAGTGCCAAAGCTCCAAAAAGAAAGTGAATCAGACTTAAGTGAAACTACAAGTTTGATCAGTAAGCCCACAAAGACTTTAGAAACTACATCTGAGTATAGTGTGGGTCATAAAAGTGAAAACAAGGACGATTGCTGTGAACGTGATTTACTCATAGTcaaccagaaaataaaaatgtctcgTCCTAAAAAGGAACAAACAGTCGCCTCTGactttaagaaaaatacaaagttatCAAAATTGAAGAAAATCGAAAATCAAGTAACTATGTCAGTTTACAACCATCAGTCTTCATCAGATTTGTCTGGTGAAGAGaccaaaacagaaaaggaaattggaaGGAAACCTGGAGTTGTTAAGAAAACAGGAGCAAGAGATACCAAAGAAACAGTAGTTCACCTGAGAAAAGGCACAAGAAACACCACAAGGAAAATGCCAGTGACTTCTGAATCTGAAACTGAAGAAGGTGAAAATGAATTTCAtatcaaacaaaagaaagctagaTGTTCTGCTAAAGAAAACCTTCAGAAATCCAGTATTAGGAGGGAGTTTCCAGTTATTGAGGCGGTGGGATCTGATAAGACAAACAGGCATTCCTTAGAACATTTACCTGGTTTAATTCAGGATGAAGAATGGAATGAGAAGGAATTACAGAAACTTCATTG TGCTTTTGCATCTCTTCCAAAGCACAAACCTGGTTTCTGGTCAGATGTAGCTATGGCTGTAGGTTCTCGGTCTGCTGAAGAATGCCAGAGGAAATACGTGGGAGATCCCCAAGGAAAAGGCTCCCAGAAACGTGTCACTAAGGAAAAGCCAGTCAATCCCAAAGGGCAAAATG GCAAGATTGGTGATGCTGATAAGAAGCAACCTATTAAGATAACTGCCAAAGTGGGAACTCTTAAAAGGAAGCAGCAGATGAGGGATTTTCTGGACCAGTTGCCAAAGGATGACCATGATGATTTTTTCAGTACAACACCTTTGCAGAATCATAGAGTACTG
- the MIS18BP1 gene encoding mis18-binding protein 1 isoform X5 — MIVTPLKHPETCLSSEISSPRRNMPMHAIFFDSIPSGTLTPVKDLAKYQNASLKSNDRKKNQFLEMTVFNNKNIFQSTMLAEVTTSNSSLDISAIKPKKDGLKNIANYESPGKIFQRMKEKVLRDKQEQASRNNSLLEPPRSESNKIFPPTGAQKRVLHHTYLCEEKENNKSFQSDNSSLTEVPLQSSNNIFCPVKQKIRCQQEKKALLHNLTYELPDLNQEHEHVSSAGVSNKALAGAKLAKQILHSKENTVATTKSKKDTFVLEGVDSAYEKSQNTTDETLNTNCDPIKNGSQLMVSDSKVTTEGTSQQEIKEGNEKTMPKETDLPASVNDTCKIVLATPRFHITIPRRSKRNASKLSPPSILQTITKGVKKNKVIQLQEWMIKIINDNTAICVEGKLIDITDLYWHSNAIVERIKHNKLRTLSGNIYILKGMIDRISMKEAGYPNYLIRKFMFGFPEKWKEYIDNFLEQLRTSGKKEERARQKQKARRFVPNIRKSVKNDAGENQTDILQRASTTYDLDCGQGELKNTKCSRLPGATELNVYHSNHQNKPPLRFPDDQINNTVQNGGGYDLPNQELIGKKEYKKASEKLKNCERKTNERIIKSQKQERTEELNISIDILTSKEQFISDEERKYVAVNQKEAYILVTPLKSKKMIEQKCMKYNLSCGTVKAGADYAVPKLQKESESDLSETTSLISKPTKTLETTSEYSVGHKSENKDDCCERDLLIVNQKIKMSRPKKEQTVASDFKKNTKLSKLKKIENQVTMSVYNHQSSSDLSGEETKTEKEIGRKPGVVKKTGARDTKETVVHLRKGTRNTTRKMPVTSESETEEGENEFHIKQKKARCSAKENLQKSSIRREFPVIEAVGSDKTNRHSLEHLPGLIQDEEWNEKELQKLHCAFASLPKHKPGFWSDVAMAVGSRSAEECQRKYVGDPQGKGSQKRVTKEKPVNPKGQNGKIGDADKKQPIKITAKVGTLKRKQQMRDFLDQLPKDDHDDFFSTTPLQNHRVLE; from the exons ATGATTGTAACACCTTTGAAACATCCAGAAACTTGCTTGTCTTCAGAGATCTCTTCTCCAAGGAGAAATATGCCCATGCATGCTATCTTTTTTGACAGTATTCCTTCGGGCACACTTACTCCTGTAAAAGATTTGGCAAAATATCAGAATGCCTCTTTAAAATCAAATGATCGCAAAAAGAATCAGTTCCTAGAAATGAcagtttttaataataaaaatatatttcaatctaCCATGCTAGCAGAGGTTACCACCTCTAACAGTTCTCTTGATATCAGTGCTATAAAGCCCAaaaaggatggattaaaaaatatagcAAACTATGAATCAccaggaaaaatatttcaaagaatgaaggaaaaagtaCTGCGTGACAAGCAAGAACAAGCATCAAGAAACAATAGTTTGTTGGAGCCACCAAGAAGTGAAAGTAATAAAATCTTCCCTCCTACTGGAGCTCAGAAAAGAGTATTGCATCACACCTACctctgtgaagaaaaggaaaacaacaaatcGTTCCAGTCAGACAACAGTTCACTAACAG AAGTGCCTCTACAATCATCAAATAATATTTTCTGTCCAGTCAAGCAAAAGATTCGGTGTCAGCAGGAAAAGAAAGCACTTCTGCACAATTTAACTTATG AGCTTCCAGATCTGAACCAAGAACATGAACATGTTTCATCTGCAGGAGTCTCCAACAAGGCATTAGCTGGAGCTAAGTTGGCTAAACAAATTCTTCACTCAAAGGAGAACACGGTTGCAACCACTAAGTCCAAAAAGGACACGTTTGTTTTAGAAGGCGTTGATTCTGCCTatgaaaaatcccaaaatactacTGATGAGACTCTTAATACTAACTGTGATCCTATTAAAAATGGCAGTCAGTTAATGGTTTCTGATAGTAAGGTGACAACAGAAGGGACTTCACAACAGGAAATTaaggaaggaaatgagaaaacaatGCCCAAAGAGACTGATCTTCCAGCTTCTGTGAATGATACATGTAAAATTGTGCTTGCAACTCCAAGATTTCATATAACAATACCTCGgagatcaaaaagaaatgcttcaAAGCTTTCTCCTCCAAGTATACTTCAAACTATAACaaaaggagttaaaaaaaataag GTAATCCAGCTACAGGAATGGATGATTAAAATCATCAACGATAACACTGCTATATGTGTAGAAGGAAAACTGAT AGACATCACTGACCTATATTGGCACAGTAACGCAATTGTAGAACGGATTAAACACAACAAACTCAGGACTTTATCAGGcaacatttatatattaaaaggaaTGATAGACCGGATTTCCATGAAAGAAGCAG GATATCCAAATTATCTCATAAGGAAGTTTATGTTTGGATTtccagaaaaatggaaagagtaCATTGATAATTTTCTAGAACAATTAAG GACttctggaaagaaagaggaaagggccAGACAAAAACAGAAAGCTAGAAGATTTGTCCCTAACATACGAAAATCAGTGAAAAATGATGCAGGAGAAAACCAAACCGATATTCTCCAAAGAGCCAGCACTACTTACGACCTCGATTGTGGTCAGGGGG AACTGAAGAATACTAAGTGCAGTAGGTTGCCAGGAGCTACAGAATTAAACGTTTACCATAGTAATCACCAAAATAAACCACCATTAAGGTTCCCAGATGACCAAATAAATAATACTGTTCAAAATGGAGGAGGATATGACTTACCAAATCAG GAATTAATtggaaaaaaggaatataaaaaggcttcagagaaactcaaaaattgtgaaagaaaaacaaatgaaaggatAATTAAAAGTCAGAAGCAAG AGAGAACTGAAGAATTGAATATATCCATTGATATTCTAACCTCAAAGGAACAGTTTAtctcagatgaagaaagaaaatatgtggCTGTTAATCAGAAAGAAGCTTATATTTTAGTCACACCACTTAAGTCTAAAAAAATGATAGAGCAAAAATGCATGAAGTATAATCTGTCCTGTGGCACTGTTAAGGCAGGAGCAGATTATGCAGTGCCAAAGCTCCAAAAAGAAAGTGAATCAGACTTAAGTGAAACTACAAGTTTGATCAGTAAGCCCACAAAGACTTTAGAAACTACATCTGAGTATAGTGTGGGTCATAAAAGTGAAAACAAGGACGATTGCTGTGAACGTGATTTACTCATAGTcaaccagaaaataaaaatgtctcgTCCTAAAAAGGAACAAACAGTCGCCTCTGactttaagaaaaatacaaagttatCAAAATTGAAGAAAATCGAAAATCAAGTAACTATGTCAGTTTACAACCATCAGTCTTCATCAGATTTGTCTGGTGAAGAGaccaaaacagaaaaggaaattggaaGGAAACCTGGAGTTGTTAAGAAAACAGGAGCAAGAGATACCAAAGAAACAGTAGTTCACCTGAGAAAAGGCACAAGAAACACCACAAGGAAAATGCCAGTGACTTCTGAATCTGAAACTGAAGAAGGTGAAAATGAATTTCAtatcaaacaaaagaaagctagaTGTTCTGCTAAAGAAAACCTTCAGAAATCCAGTATTAGGAGGGAGTTTCCAGTTATTGAGGCGGTGGGATCTGATAAGACAAACAGGCATTCCTTAGAACATTTACCTGGTTTAATTCAGGATGAAGAATGGAATGAGAAGGAATTACAGAAACTTCATTG TGCTTTTGCATCTCTTCCAAAGCACAAACCTGGTTTCTGGTCAGATGTAGCTATGGCTGTAGGTTCTCGGTCTGCTGAAGAATGCCAGAGGAAATACGTGGGAGATCCCCAAGGAAAAGGCTCCCAGAAACGTGTCACTAAGGAAAAGCCAGTCAATCCCAAAGGGCAAAATG GCAAGATTGGTGATGCTGATAAGAAGCAACCTATTAAGATAACTGCCAAAGTGGGAACTCTTAAAAGGAAGCAGCAGATGAGGGATTTTCTGGACCAGTTGCCAAAGGATGACCATGATGATTTTTTCAGTACAACACCTTTGCAGAATCATAGAGTACTG